GGGAAAACCTCTTGGAAAATCTTGTATTATACCAATAGATCAAAAACCTGGGATATTTGTAGCGGATATTGTTAGAGTTAGACCAAATATAAAAGAATTCGATAGAGAATATCTTGTTTTTGCAATTAATTCATTCATAGCACAATTACAATTTTCAAGTTTAACAAAGGGAACAACTAGACCTAGGGTAAATTTAAAACAGATGAGAGAAATAAATATTCCAATAGCTCCTTTTGAGGAACAAAAGCACATTGTAGAAAAAATTAAAAAAATTCTAAGTTTTATTGATTCTATAGATAAATCCGTCCATTCTGCGA
The Nitrospinota bacterium genome window above contains:
- a CDS encoding restriction endonuclease subunit S yields the protein GKPLGKSCIIPIDQKPGIFVADIVRVRPNIKEFDREYLVFAINSFIAQLQFSSLTKGTTRPRVNLKQMREINIPIAPFEEQKHIVEKIKKILSFIDSIDKSVHSAIAHSEELTQSILAKAFRGELVEQDPNDEPAAILLEKIAKKKSTSSK